From Streptomyces sp. NBC_01551:
AGGCCGGCGCGGGCCACGGCCGAGGTGGCGCCCTTCTTCACCGCGTCCGCGGCGGGCAGCGGGGTGTCGAGGGTGCGGCCGTCGGCGAAGGCGGAGACGGCGTAGACGACGACGGGGGCCTCGGGGAGCACGGTCGCGGTCCAGGCGGCGCGCTGGGCGTCGGTGAACCCGTAGGCGGGCGGGGCGGTGAGATGCCCGCGCAGGCCGGCCATGGTGGTGGCGTCCGCGGGGGCGAAGACGAGCCCGACGGCGATGAGGGAGCTGCGGGTCGCGTCCGTGTACGTGGCACGGAGCACGCGGGTGCAGCCGGCGCCGGTCTCGGCGAGCAGGCCCTGCCACTCGGGAGCCAGGGCCGCGGCGCACTCGGCGTCGGGGGCCAGGGCGATCCGGGTCCAGGTCCGGTCGGAACCGCCGGGCCCGGCGGCGGCCCCGTCGAGCACGGGCGGAAACAGACGGTCCACGGGACTCCCGCGCCACAGCGACCCGGCCTTGCGATAGGCGACTTCGGCGCCCACCGCCCGCTCACCGTCCCGGCGCTTCTCCCAGGCGCTCACCCCGGCCCCACCCACGAGCCCGGCCCCGAGCACCCCACACAGCACGGCGGCCACCAGCCGCCGGGGTGCGGCCTGCACGGGCACGTCGGTCTGCTCTGTGGACATGCTCATACGGCGGCTCAGCCCCCCGTTCATCTGCTGCGGCCTCCCCGTACTCTACGTCCGCGCCCAAACCCCCCGCTCCACACCCCAAACCCCCCGCTCCACACCTCGACACCGCCGGCCACCGCGCACCAGCGCCGCGGCGCGCCGACATCGCCGCCGGCGTTTGAGGCGCGGGGGTTGTGGGGCCGGCCCCCGACACCGCCGGCGGCGCGCCGGCCGAGGGGTGAGACGGCGGGTTCCGGGGCCTACCCACCGGTAAAGGGGTCTGGCAAGCTGCCGCCATGAATCCCCCCGCCGGAGGTGACCGGGCCCGCTACGACCGGGCCACCGCCCACCTCGACGCGCCGCTGGCCATCGTCGACCTCGACGCCTTCGACGCCAACGCCGACGACCTCGTACGCCGCGCCGGCGGCAAGCCGATCCGCGTGGCCAGCAAGTCCGTCCGGTGCCGCGCGCTGCTCGAACGGGTCCTGGCCCGGCCCGGGTTCGCCGGGATCATGTCGTACACCCTCGCCGAGAGCATCTGGCTGGCCCGCTCCGGGTTCGAGGACGTCCTGCTCGCCTACCCCTCCGCCGACCGCGCCGGCTTCGCCGAACTCGCCGGCGACCCCAAGCTGGCGGGCGCCGTCACCGTCATGGTCGACGACCCCGCCCAGCTGGAGCTGATCGACCGGTCCCGCGACGGACACGGCACCCAGGAGATCCGGGTCTGCCTGGAGCTCGACACCGCGCTCCACCTCTTCGGCGGCAAGGTCCGCGTCGGCGCCCGCCGTTCGCCGCTGCGCGAGCCCGCGCAGCTCGCGGACCTCGCCCGTGCCGTCCGCGCCCGGCCGGGCTTCCGCGTCGTCGGGGTCATGGGCTACGAGGGCCATGTCGCCGGCGTCGGCGACGCCCTCGCGGGGCGGCCGCTGCGTTCCCGGGCCATCCGCCTGATGCAGGCCGCCGCCCGCAAGGAGCTGGCGGCCCGCCGCGCCGAGGCCGTCCGGGCCGTCCGCTCCGTGGTCCCGGACCTGGAGTTCGTCAACGGCGGCGGCACCGGAAGCGTCCAGCAGACCGCCGCCGAGGACGCCGTCACCGAGATCGCCGCCGGTTCGGGGCTCTACGTACCGCGGCTGTTCGACAACTACAGCTCGTTCCGGGGCCGCCCCGCCGCCCTCTTCGCGCAGCCGGTGGTCCGCAGGCCCGGCGTGGGCGTGGTCACCGTGCTCGGCGGCGGGTACCCCGCCTCCGGCGCGGCCGGGGCGGACCGGCTCCCGGTCCCGTACCTCCCCCAGGGCCTGCGCTACGACCCGCAGGAAGGCGCGGGCGAGGTGCAGACCCCGCTGCTCGGCAGCCCGGCCGACGACCTGCTGATCGGCGACCGGGTCTGGTTCCGCCACGCCAAGGCGGGGGAACTGTGCGAGCGCTTCGACGCGTTGCACCTGATCGAGGGCGACCGCGTCACCGCCACCGTCCCGACCTACCGGGGCGAAGGCCGCACCTTCCTCTAGCCCCCTTAGTCCCCTGGCCCCTGGGTTCTGTCTCTTTGGTCAGCGTCGTGCCCAGAGGAGGAGGGCGGCGAGGTGGAGTGCTGTCTGGTAGGCGATGGCGAGTTGGTGCGGTACTTCCACGCGATGGCCTCGAACCGACCAACCCGTCGAAGAGACACGCGCCGGCCGGGAGGCCCCAGCCGGCTGCTCCCTCGGGGCAGTCGGGCCCCGGTCAGATCGTGACCGGGCCGTGGGCGGTGGCGAACTCGACCGAGACCAGTCCCGGTTCCTCATCCTCGACCCAGGTGACGTCGATCTGGTCGAGGGGGTGGTCGGCCGGTTCGCCGAGGAATTCGGCGATGGAGGCGGCGTCGCCGGCGATGGAGACCCCCTGGATGGTGGTGGAGGTGCGCGGGTCGGCGCTCGGGCGCTCCTCGACGGGGACCGACCACTGAAGGAAGTAGGGCAGTTGCGGGTCCTCCAGCAGCTCCAGCAGGCCGATCTGCTTCCACCTCAGGTCGAACCCGTCGGGGCGGACACGGTGGCCCTCGGCCGAGGTGCGGCCGAGGCGGGCCTCGACCGGGGCGATGTCGTCGACGGAGACCACCCAACCGAGCCAGCCGCCGCCCTCGGCGGCGCGGCGCGCGACCGCCTGGCCGAAGGGTGCGCGGTCGGCGGCGGGGTGGTCGAGTGTGGTGACGACCTCGACGTAGGTGCCGCCGCTCAGCGGGAGAATGAAATTGCGGGTGCCGAATCGCGGGTGCACGCCCCCGTCGACGAACCCGGCGCCGAGGGCCGACCCGATCCACTGGACGGTCGAGACGAAGCTGTCGCGGGCCACCGCATAGGACACGTGATCAAGTCGCACCGCGCCATCATCACCCGACAACCCGTACAAATCCCGACGCCACGCCCGCCGCCCCGGCCACGCCCGCCGCCCCGGCCGCGTCCGCCGTGGATTCAGCCGTGGAGCGGATCGATCATCGTCATCCCGGCGGGGCATGCGGCACCATGCGCACCGCACTTCCAAGAGACAGGCTCTAGCCGCCGAACACCGCGTCCGTCTGGTCGGGGATGATGCTCGTGTCACCCCGCCGGACGGGCCCCGGCGTGCCGTCGTGGTCCACGTACCCGCTCGTCGCGCACGGGTACGGCGCGGCCTTGCGCGACTTCGGCTCGATGAACATCGGGTTCACGATCCACTTGCCGTCGCTGTTGTCGTACGCGCGGCACATCAGCTCGTTCTTGTTCCGGTTGACCACGAGCCGCAGCGCGGTCGCGTCCCGCAGGAACGAGATGTCGGTGTCGGAGTCGCCCGCGGCGAACACCTGTCGCCGCGCGGCCGGCTGGACCTTCTCGGCCGCGGCGCCGCGCACGCCGAAGATCTCCTTGTTGATCCAGCAGCGCTTGCCGTCGATGTACGTGATCATCGTGTCGGCGCCGTCCTCGACCGACCCGCAGCCCCGCAGGTGCGGGGTGAACTTCCCGCCGTAGGAGGTCACGTTGCGGATGCCGATGACGTGGTCCGCGTCGATGCCGACGCCCTCGGCCCACACCTCGACGACCGGCTGCGGCGAGGCCGAGCTGATCCAGACGTCGAAGCCGGCCTTCTGCAGGCCCCGCACGAGGTCCTTCTGCTGGTCGTAGTAGCGGACCCAGCCGGTGGCGGCGGAGCTGCCGACCTGCTGCTTGGCGCCGATCGGCGCCGCGAGGTTCTCGGTGCGGGCGGCGGCCGCGAAGCCGCGGACCTCGCGCGCGGTCCAGCCCTGCATCAGCTGCGGGAGCCAGGCGTAGCCGGGTTCGGTGGTGCGCCGGTCCCAGCCCGCGAAGGCGGCGGCCCCGCCCCGCGTCGCGGCCGTCCCGTAGACGGCGTTGATCTCGTCGGCGCAGCCTGCGCCCGCCGGGGTGCCGGTGGGCAGCGGGTCGCCGGGGTGGGCGAGTGCGCCGCAGGCGTCGGCCAGCGCCCGGGCGGCGGCAGGGGTGAGGAAGCGGCTGGTGGTGGACCAGTCGCGGGCGGCGGGCTGGCGTATCTTGCCGTTGCGCAGCAGCCAGAACATGGTGGCGTCGCCGACGTCGTTCTTGACGACGGTGTTGTCCCAGTCGAACACGGCGACGGGCTTGTTCCGGTTCGGCCGGTACGGGTTGCAGCGGCCGTACTCGTCGATCAGCCGCTGGAGGCGGGCCTGGTTGTCCCCGTACCAGCCGGCCGCGAGCTTCGGGGTGACGCAGTGGCCGCCGGGGCGGGCCGCCTGGGCGGCGGGCGCGGTGGCGACGAGGGTGCCGGCGGTGATCGCGGCGGCGGCGACGGCC
This genomic window contains:
- a CDS encoding haloacid dehalogenase-like hydrolase: MTPRSTARRLQAVAAAAITAGTLVATAPAAQAARPGGHCVTPKLAAGWYGDNQARLQRLIDEYGRCNPYRPNRNKPVAVFDWDNTVVKNDVGDATMFWLLRNGKIRQPAARDWSTTSRFLTPAAARALADACGALAHPGDPLPTGTPAGAGCADEINAVYGTAATRGGAAAFAGWDRRTTEPGYAWLPQLMQGWTAREVRGFAAAARTENLAAPIGAKQQVGSSAATGWVRYYDQQKDLVRGLQKAGFDVWISSASPQPVVEVWAEGVGIDADHVIGIRNVTSYGGKFTPHLRGCGSVEDGADTMITYIDGKRCWINKEIFGVRGAAAEKVQPAARRQVFAAGDSDTDISFLRDATALRLVVNRNKNELMCRAYDNSDGKWIVNPMFIEPKSRKAAPYPCATSGYVDHDGTPGPVRRGDTSIIPDQTDAVFGG
- a CDS encoding amino acid deaminase/aldolase, producing the protein MNPPAGGDRARYDRATAHLDAPLAIVDLDAFDANADDLVRRAGGKPIRVASKSVRCRALLERVLARPGFAGIMSYTLAESIWLARSGFEDVLLAYPSADRAGFAELAGDPKLAGAVTVMVDDPAQLELIDRSRDGHGTQEIRVCLELDTALHLFGGKVRVGARRSPLREPAQLADLARAVRARPGFRVVGVMGYEGHVAGVGDALAGRPLRSRAIRLMQAAARKELAARRAEAVRAVRSVVPDLEFVNGGGTGSVQQTAAEDAVTEIAAGSGLYVPRLFDNYSSFRGRPAALFAQPVVRRPGVGVVTVLGGGYPASGAAGADRLPVPYLPQGLRYDPQEGAGEVQTPLLGSPADDLLIGDRVWFRHAKAGELCERFDALHLIEGDRVTATVPTYRGEGRTFL
- a CDS encoding VOC family protein, whose translation is MRLDHVSYAVARDSFVSTVQWIGSALGAGFVDGGVHPRFGTRNFILPLSGGTYVEVVTTLDHPAADRAPFGQAVARRAAEGGGWLGWVVSVDDIAPVEARLGRTSAEGHRVRPDGFDLRWKQIGLLELLEDPQLPYFLQWSVPVEERPSADPRTSTTIQGVSIAGDAASIAEFLGEPADHPLDQIDVTWVEDEEPGLVSVEFATAHGPVTI